Proteins encoded together in one Benincasa hispida cultivar B227 chromosome 1, ASM972705v1, whole genome shotgun sequence window:
- the LOC120070927 gene encoding ribonuclease 3-like protein 1 isoform X1, whose product MYETEIVEAERKNRGNQMENTHSCPRRLNFNLKNLPPINNSLIGTGNHSSISAKFEKSRYIRRVPQFIPQNHRPNEYAGLPMKPACSGSARALNSKTIPEAPSDSFVQKKDNSQEIASRSSCCGHGSTKEGTPEKRAAKSLLFEICTANHWQPPLFECCEEEGPSHAKKYRFKVTVEMKGASETVLECYGNLQTRKKVAAEHAAEGAIWYLKNLGYCFKR is encoded by the exons ATGTATGAGACAGAGATCGTCGAAGCAGAACGGAAGAATCGAGGAAACCAGATGGAGAACACTCATTCCTGTCCTCGAAGATTGAATTTCAATCTCAAAAATCTTCCTCCAATTAATAACTCGCTCATTGGAACTGGAAATCACTCCTCTATTTCG GCTAAATTCGAGAAATCCAGGTATATTAGGCGCGTTCCTCAGTTTATCCCCCAGAATCACCGGCCGAACGAATATGCTGGCTTGCCGATGAAACCAGCGTGTTCTGGTTCCGCTCGAGCTCTGAATTCGAAGACGATTCCGGAGGCCCCGTCGGATTCCTTCGTTCAAAAGAAAGACAATAGCCAGGAAATAGCTTCGAGGAGTAGCTGTTGCGGACATGGCTCGACCAAAGAAG GTACTCCAGAAAAGAGAGCGGCAAAGTCCCTTCTGTTTGAGATATGCACTGCAAATCACTGGCAGCCTCCTCTATTTGAATGCTGCGAGGAAGAAGGTCCAAGCCATGCAAAAAA GTACAGATTCAAGGTTACTGTTGAGATGAAGGGAGCTTCTGAAACAGTTTTGGAATGCTATGGAAACCTTCAAACAAGAAAGAAAGTTGCAGCAGAGCATGCAGCAGAAGGAGCAATATGGTACTTAAAGAATTTGGGATATTGTTTTAAAAGATAA
- the LOC120070927 gene encoding ribonuclease 3-like protein 1 isoform X3: MENTHSCPRRLNFNLKNLPPINNSLIGTGNHSSISAKFEKSRYIRRVPQFIPQNHRPNEYAGLPMKPACSGSARALNSKTIPEAPSDSFVQKKDNSQEIASRSSCCGHGSTKEGTPEKRAAKSLLFEICTANHWQPPLFECCEEEGPSHAKKYRFKVTVEMKGASETVLECYGNLQTRKKVAAEHAAEGAIWYLKNLGYCFKR, translated from the exons ATGGAGAACACTCATTCCTGTCCTCGAAGATTGAATTTCAATCTCAAAAATCTTCCTCCAATTAATAACTCGCTCATTGGAACTGGAAATCACTCCTCTATTTCG GCTAAATTCGAGAAATCCAGGTATATTAGGCGCGTTCCTCAGTTTATCCCCCAGAATCACCGGCCGAACGAATATGCTGGCTTGCCGATGAAACCAGCGTGTTCTGGTTCCGCTCGAGCTCTGAATTCGAAGACGATTCCGGAGGCCCCGTCGGATTCCTTCGTTCAAAAGAAAGACAATAGCCAGGAAATAGCTTCGAGGAGTAGCTGTTGCGGACATGGCTCGACCAAAGAAG GTACTCCAGAAAAGAGAGCGGCAAAGTCCCTTCTGTTTGAGATATGCACTGCAAATCACTGGCAGCCTCCTCTATTTGAATGCTGCGAGGAAGAAGGTCCAAGCCATGCAAAAAA GTACAGATTCAAGGTTACTGTTGAGATGAAGGGAGCTTCTGAAACAGTTTTGGAATGCTATGGAAACCTTCAAACAAGAAAGAAAGTTGCAGCAGAGCATGCAGCAGAAGGAGCAATATGGTACTTAAAGAATTTGGGATATTGTTTTAAAAGATAA
- the LOC120070927 gene encoding ribonuclease 3-like protein 1 isoform X2 gives MYETEIVEAERKNRGNQMENTHSCPRRLNFNLKNLPPINNSLIGTGNHSSISAKFEKSRYIRRVPQFIPQNHRPNEYAGLPMKPACSGSARALNSKTIPEAPSDSFVQKKDNSQEIASRSSCCGHGSTKEGTPEKRAAKSLLFEICTANHWQPPLFECCEEEGPSHAKKYRFKVTVEMKGASETVLECYGNLQTRKKVAAEHAAEGAIWRCSSPT, from the exons ATGTATGAGACAGAGATCGTCGAAGCAGAACGGAAGAATCGAGGAAACCAGATGGAGAACACTCATTCCTGTCCTCGAAGATTGAATTTCAATCTCAAAAATCTTCCTCCAATTAATAACTCGCTCATTGGAACTGGAAATCACTCCTCTATTTCG GCTAAATTCGAGAAATCCAGGTATATTAGGCGCGTTCCTCAGTTTATCCCCCAGAATCACCGGCCGAACGAATATGCTGGCTTGCCGATGAAACCAGCGTGTTCTGGTTCCGCTCGAGCTCTGAATTCGAAGACGATTCCGGAGGCCCCGTCGGATTCCTTCGTTCAAAAGAAAGACAATAGCCAGGAAATAGCTTCGAGGAGTAGCTGTTGCGGACATGGCTCGACCAAAGAAG GTACTCCAGAAAAGAGAGCGGCAAAGTCCCTTCTGTTTGAGATATGCACTGCAAATCACTGGCAGCCTCCTCTATTTGAATGCTGCGAGGAAGAAGGTCCAAGCCATGCAAAAAA GTACAGATTCAAGGTTACTGTTGAGATGAAGGGAGCTTCTGAAACAGTTTTGGAATGCTATGGAAACCTTCAAACAAGAAAGAAAGTTGCAGCAGAGCATGCAGCAGAAGGAGCAATATG